One part of the Symphalangus syndactylus isolate Jambi chromosome 1, NHGRI_mSymSyn1-v2.1_pri, whole genome shotgun sequence genome encodes these proteins:
- the ELAC1 gene encoding zinc phosphodiesterase ELAC protein 1 → MSMDVTFLGTGAAYPSPTRGASAVVLRCEGECWLFDCGEGTQTQLMKSQLKAGRITKIFITHLHGDHFFGLPGLLCTISLQSGSMVSKQPIEIYGPVGLRDFIWRTMELSHTELVFHYVVHELVPTADQCPAEELKGFAHVNRADSPPKEEQGRTILLDSEENSYLLFDDEQFVVKAFRLFHRIPSFGFSVVEKKRPGKLNAQKLKDLGVPPGPAYGKLKNGISVVLENGVTISPQDVLKKPIVGRKICILGDCSGVVGDGGIKLCFEADLLIHEATLDDAQMDKAKEHGHSTPQMAATFAKLCHAKRLVLTHFSQRYKPVALAREGETDGIAELKKQAESVLDIQEVTLAEDFMVISIPIKK, encoded by the exons ATGTCTATGGATGTGACATTTCTGGGGACGGGTGCAGCATACCCATCTCCAACCCGGGGTGCCTCTGCTGTGGTCCTTCGGTGTGAAGGCGAGTGCTGGCTCTTTGACTGTGGTGAGGGAACACAGACACAGCTTATGAAAAGCCAACTTAAAGCAG GGAGAATTACCAAGATCTTCATCACACACCTTCATGGAGACCATTTCTTTGGCCTTCCGGGGCTCCTCTGCACAATCAGCCTGCAGAGTGGCTCCATGGTGTCCAAACAGCCTATTGAAATCTATGGCCCTGTAGGGCTTCGGGACTTTATCTGGCGAACCATGGAACTCTCTCACACGGAGCTGGTCTTCCATTATGTGGTTCATGAACTGGTTCCTACAGCGGATCAATGTCCTGCAGAAGAACTAAAAGGATTTGCGCATGTGAATAGAGCAGACAGTCCTCCCAAAGAGGAACAAGGAAGAACTATCCTATTAGACTCAGAAGAAAACTCATACCTTCTGTTTGATGATGAACAGTTTGTTGTAAAAGCATTTCGCCTCTTTCACAGAATTCCCTCATTTGGGTTTTCAGTCGTGGAAAAGAAACGCCCAGGTAAACTCAATGCACAGAAACTTAAAGACCTTg GTGTTCCGCCAGGTCCTGCCTATGGGAAGCTGAAAAATGGAATTTCTGTTGTTCTGGAAAATGGGGTTACAATTTCTCCCCAAGATGTCTTAAAAAAGCCTATTGTTGGAAGAAAAATCTGCATATTGGGTGACTGCTCTGGGGTTGTGGGTGATGGAGGAATAAAGCTGTGCTTTGAAGCAGACCTGTTGATCCATGAAGCGACCCTGGATGATGCCCAGATGGACAAAGCAAAGGAGCACGGCCACAGCACACCACAGATGGCAGCAACATTTGCAAAGTTGTGCCATGCAAAGAGGCTGGTTCTGACTCACTTCAGTCAGAGGTACAAACCAGTTGCCTTGGCCAGAGAAGGAGAAACAGATGGCATTGCAGAACTAAAAAAGCAAGCTGAATCAGTGTTAGATATCCAAGAAGTGACTCTAGCAGAAGATTTTATGGTGATAAGCATTCCAATCAAGAAATGA